In the genome of Brassica oleracea var. oleracea cultivar TO1000 unplaced genomic scaffold, BOL UnpScaffold00692, whole genome shotgun sequence, the window TCCAAAGATGCAAAGGAATACCAATCACTTGAACCTTAAATGGGATGATCCAAGGATAATCATCATGAACAGTGGGTTTCCATCGCACCAGCACAAACATGCAAAAGTTGAAGTGAAAAGGAAACTGTCGAAGAACAGAGTTGAGATCATCTTCTAAACTGAAATTGAGAAGAACCTTCCCGTTGCCCAAATCATTGGCCGTAATGCGATCTTCCATACCCCATTGTGATGGCATCTTTTGGAGTATCTTATCGACATTTTGTATCTTTGGGTTGAGAATCTTTCCAATCAATGACAAGCTAAACTCATTGACAAGTAGCGTATTATCCTGGTCCATCAGTTTGATCGGCGCATCATCATCCTCGTAAAGGATACCCTTCCCTATGATGTCCCCCAAGTGACTGGAACGTTGCATGTAAGATGACCCCATACAAAGATATGAAGGTCTGATCTCAGTTATGAAAAGATCAGTGCTACGGCTTGGAGAACTGCAGTGATCGGAGGGTGATGAAAGGGATCGGGAGTGCAGTCGAAACTTCTGGTAATCCACACGTCAATGAACGTGTTGATTAGATGGAGATCGAAGTTTCAAAGGAAACTTCAACCTAGGGGACTCTCCAACAAGAATCAAGCCATCAAACAATCGATGCTTGGGAAAAACGGCACCGGAGAAGCTTTCCAGAAACCAGATACTACGCGTGGATCACAAAGAGTGTAGGATAGTCTCCCTTGCGATGATGCAGAGCCCGCTGAGTGCAGGATCTACGTCAATACGATCTGGATCTTGGAGTCGCCATCTTCATCTCCTCGAGAGCGCTAGCGTTACGCTAGTTTATGTTGATGAGCTTTTGAAAGTAGTAAGTGAATCATTTGTATATGTCATACGTTTCTATCATTTCCTGTCAGAGAGATTTTTGTCTTTTAGCACCaagcttttcaaaaaatattaattatgcaATGAACCTAAACTATAGACACGTTAGTGTTTATTGGCTGACATTTTTTGGCTGGCGTTATGTGATATAGTTGATGGAGTTTTAGAAGTAGTAAGTGAATTATGCATATATTGAAATACGTTGTTTATCGCGGAACTAGCAATTATTTTAGTATGGGGCACttaatgtaaatcatattaaaaacaatagCACTTTCATAAATTTTAGGTTAATTAgggaaagaaaaacaaaaatcaatgtGGGGTTAGGGTCCGCCCCATCACTGCAAACCACATAGACTTTTGTATTAGctgacgtttttttttttgaaaaaaaggctTGAGCTGACGTTTTTTTTGGTTGGCTTAATCctgattttaaagttttaaatgctgaaaaacgaatttatagtattttagtTAAAGAAATAATTAATGTTGTTAGTTTTAAATACGGAAATGGCATGAAgtgtaattatcttcaaaactcaaGGGCATAATCTTAGTAGGAATTctactttaatagtatagactaaaataatacaaattttgggaatttcttttttctatataatttattattaaattttttttcatatgatttattttaatctttttagaTGATATTATTtctgagtttaaaaaaaaaaaattctaacctatggaagaattttaattaaatatttaaagtaatatagtaaataattaatagtatattaaatgtgtttttagtttttttagatgatgaaatatttttttttcaatcttaaATTTGTAAGTAGAAACTGAAATATTAATTTGAgttgttaaaattattaaacgTTTTAGTTTATGAAAAAATGAACTTTCAATACAAACAGTTTATATCTATAACAATgtaagaatttttgtttttaacccTAATATATTGCCAcctatttataaataaaatatattaataaatttcaattaatCTTATGTTGATTTAAAGTATTTGTATTATACAAACTAACATGTGTTCATCATATAGATCtttatataatcaaatttaaattgtatataaatatgactttatgaaaataaaaaaagataatttgtcTATTAACCTGTTTTACActggtttaatttttatttttaatatttgtagaaagtttttatttttaatattttaatattagaatatgtaattaatgtttttaactaattaaacattAGTAAAAAGTTAtgactaattaattaaataaattatggaaGAGCAGCCGGCAGTGATAGAGGCAAAACAAAGGAGAAGATAgaaaaaagtttctttttttacttaGAGAAATATAGTTTAGTTACGTAAAGTGTATTGctaatattttaactataaaataaataatgaatcgTAGATATTGTACAGAATATTGTTTAGttcaaaattaaatagtatTAATAGCAAAATTAAATGTCAGTGGCATAGAAtcgtaattaaataaaaaatcaatggCAGAATCCTAGTAGgaattctgctttaatagtataaattaattttcgtATTTAATACATATCCTAAGTTAGTAGTTAATGCATAATGTTTTTTCCAAGTTATTCCTTAAAAATGCTAgattgattttgtgtttttttatacaTAGCTATACATTAAGGAAGTTCATAGAGAACAATAgtaacatttttcaaaataatgtttAGAAAGAAATATACGATAGTAATCGAATTTTTTAGTATATTCTCCAAAACCACGTTTTGTAAACATTCGAAAATCatgcattttaattaaaaaaaatatttaaatattttttcccaAAATCTAGTTAGCATGTTAAAATCTAGTTAGCATgttaaatcattaaatatacACACACTACTaacaaatttttgaatataCCATAGGAATCAAATTttatcatcatatttttttattttctttttgtaaaaacatTATTGTAAAGTCAGGAATCGAGTAAAAAGTATTGTTGGAGTTAGGGTTTAAGATATGTATTTTGGGGTTTAGGATATGTATTTTGGGGTATAGGATATGTATTTTGGGGTTTACAATCACCTTTTAGGGATTAGCACTCAACAACATTCTACATGTATAAAAAATTCTAGTATGTAtctaattttttcataatattgttgaattctcattttaataacaatatattGTCACAAATTAATAGTGACATATGTATGTTTGGTATAGTGCCAGTTAAATCATACCCGATTTATAATAGTTACTAGTATTGAGCCCATGCTATGCATGAGAATATTTTTTCATACAAATAAAATcaatcttttacattttttaccaaattttaattatatacaactaaaaacaaaatgtataatttaattttgatttatcagtaaatatgcatatatatataagaaaaattaacacacttttcattaattaaacacaaacatactatataaaataaagttaaatttgtttaaatatttttacattaattttaggGCCCCTTAATTTTAATTAGCTTGTTTGAATAAATATTAGTTTGAATCTTTCCTGTTTTACTTCTTTATGTTTTTTGCTTTGAATATAATTTTCGAACTTTTGACCTGCAATTTATGTGTACTTGGCTAACTACATTTAGTAATTCATTCAGTATCTCTATTTACAaacaaactaatattataaactCGCAGCAGATATAACTAAACATGAAAGAAGATTAAATACTTTTATTGacataataatttgaaaacatagtaaaagaattatacatataaatggATAGTTAAACATTATACTGAATAACACAGGAACAAATGAAAGAGAAGCATTATAGGAGATAACAAATACCTATAGATGGACCTAACATATCGCACTGTTAATAATGATTGACACGCAAATACGATGTTCAAACGTGGACCTATTATAGCACAATGCTAGTGAGTCCAATTTAATTGGATAACAATAGAATTAACGCGTTAGATGCGATATTTTACCGAAACACCCTAATGAAAGAGTCGATTGTTTTGAAAAACAGTGGCAGAGAGAGTAAATAACAGGATATTTTAGGGGTTAAAATCAGATAAGAtcctattttaatagtatagattggtATCATATATCTATTAGTttattataaagtataagaactataagaaaattttagagTAAATTGGGCCAAATCCCTTAAGAATTAACAAATTAGGATAATGCCTAAGCCATAGAAATTGTGGGCCTTCGGAATGTGAGTAAGGTGAGTCAAATGACAAAAGTGTCCTCGAGCCGGTAAAAAAGAAAACGAGGACGTAACCGGTGACAATGGGTTACCAATcgattacaaaaaatatatatatatatagaaaagtaGAGAAAAGGTGTAATGATTAACCCAGTATTTGCNNNNNNNNNNNNNNNNNGATTATTTAAGTGAGGCGGCTAAAGCCACGTTGCCCAATGAGATACCTTATTGCACTGACACAGCGTCTGCATGTTGAGGAATATCGAAGGAACATATATTGTGTCAGCATGCAAAAAGTTTGTGTGGGGGAGTGTAAGCGCAACTTGTAGTTGGAATCCTCTATATAAGGAAGGCAACCGGTGAGTTTCAACAAGAAACACACAGAGAATCTCCAGACAAAAAATCAAGGTATTTATTGCAGACCTTCTTAAATTTTAGAATGCTCTTCAAACTgcattaattttgtttcatcACATATGAATGCAGTTCATTCGTTTATGTATTGAGTAATCATTGTGGTCGCCTGACATTTATGGCTTTGCATGCAATCTGATATAGATCGTAAACACATGCATTTTTTTAGACGATGTAAAACTAAATTTGTTTATGTTGTTTTGTGTGCTCGTTTAGAAGGATGGTTCGATGTGTGCGTCTCTGGAGAGGAGAATGGAAGAAGAGTGTGGAACAAGAGTGGGATTTCTTGGCTGACCCAGAAGATTTCGGTTATAGGGTGATAATGAGTAAGACTGCGAGCTTTGAGGCACTGGACCAACTCGTACGCCGCCGTTACAGTCTCGGTCCTCGTACTCCGGTGGTCGTCTCTTACCGTCTGCCAAGCTGGTTGCTCGTCCCCCATGGTAACAAGACACCTCCGTTGACGATCTCAGACACTGCTCAACTCTCGATGGTTCTGAATGTGAGGGCCTGGTTGGATGAGCTTTCTTTACTTGTCACAATGGGAGCTAAGGGGGTGGCGGAGTACAAATTCCTTTGCCGAACAACCTTTACTATTGGCGCTACTACGTATGTGTTTGACGAAACCGCAACGGAGAACTCAAGAGCCGCTTATGAGAGTAAGAGTGttcagaaaagaaaatagttaaaatttcgaaaaaaatgtTCTGTGTTTGCGATTACCTAACAGAATACTGATAAATGATACAAGTCTTGTTTTTGGAGAGCGTGGAGCCCAAACTGAGAGGGTTATGAATGCCGTATTTCCGGAGGAAGGAATGCTCCATTTTCACCGAGTTTCATTGGAGATGACCTTCGCAGACAACTTTCTGGAAAACAGGAATCGTAGAACCCAACGAGGGCGGGAGATAATAgagcttgatgatgatgatgatgagatggCTGATGGAACGCAAACTAATGTGCCTACAGGTAAACGTTTTTTTAAGAGAATTTGTAGCCTACACACAAGACTTATGCtgaattataaaacatatgGAAGAACACATTCGAAAAATTAATGGCGCGTGTGTTTTAAGGTTTGGTGATGTATAAATAAGTGTTAACATGCCAGTAGTCAACTGTGGGCTTCCACATTACATTTGCGAAACTATATTGTGATACGTTAGCGAGTTACACAAACTGTTAGCAAGGCAGCCATTTTAGTAACcggttaatgtttttttttaacattctaAATTTCGTTTGAAGATGAAAACCTTACATCTTAGGGTCTTATGTTAGTTAGCTTGATAACAATAAGtcatgaaattaattatttactattaattGGGTACAAATTTTTCTCTTGCGCAATGCGTCCACGGATGCATGTATAATAACGTATTGTGATTCATAATTAAGCGTTAACAAGCTAGTACCCAGCTGTGGGCATCGACAGTGACAGTTGCAATAGTATATGGTCAGTTGTTAGCTAGTTACGCTTTGTGTTAACCAGGAAGATAGTTAATTAACCAGTTCATGTCTTTTTTTAGCATTCCAAAGTTCATTTGAAAATGGAAACCGTACATCTTAGGGAGTTATGTTAGCCTGCTAAGAATAACTCAAgcaatttattatttactattaatCGGCTACAATTTTTTCTCTGCAGCTGTAGTGTCGGCTCCTACTGCTCCGAGTGGACAAATTGCGCAAGAGGAGGCGCCTCTTATTTTTTGAGACGTCGGAATCAACGTGGGGGATTACGCAACTCAAGGGGCTTCCCCATTGCTGCCTGAAGAAAGAGCTGACAATCAGGTGATGCTGACTGATGAACTTGCTAATGAGCAGTTGGCTGTTGCGTGCGAGCCAAATGTTAGCATGCCAACACAGAATCAGAATGTGGTTGGGGGGAATGGGGGCATGGATAGCAATGTCGCAAATAATACTGTGATTAACTTTGGTACGGAAGATGTTGGGTTTGAAGATGGAGGAGGATCATCGACGAGGTCGACAGATGTAAACTTGGTCCGTGGACGTCATCAGGTCAGCATGCCGACTAACATGGTGGCGGACGAGAACTCCCCCATGATCCCTGATCCAAACAgaggttagaatttttttaaaccgtTCAAAGACAGAATTTTTTTAAGCTGGTGACAAATGGTTTGATACATGAATGTGTTGCAGAGATGGTAGCTGCTGAGGGGTTGGTATTAGCTTCCACAGCTCCCGTAGGAAGTGCAGGCGACGGCCGTGGAGCCACTCTCCCACCTATGATGAAGATAGCCATGTGCTGCGCAGTGAAGGAGGCTGGAACGAGCGGGTATGCCCAGAAGGCACCAGAGACTTCCTCTGAGGGGAGTACCACTGACGGTGGGTGTTGAGTGTTTGCTGCTGTTTTTTtggaattatgttttttgtttttctaaaggCTGTGGGTTTGGATGATGTGCAAGTGATATGATCGGGTCGGTGCGGTGTTGTGATTTAGTTTTCCAATTTCTGTACGGAGATGAAGTGTTTTCAGTGAATTCTGTTGTTTTTCTATGAAGGAGTGTTGTTGTAAGAAATGTTATCGTACCcaaatatgttgttattttcTATTAAGGAGTGTTGTTTGTAAGCAAATATTATCGTCAGCGAACATAACAGTTATTAAGCTCCTCATTCAACAATAAACTGTAACATGGGTGTTTTTGTAGcaatgttttataaatgattagaCGTATACTTGATTTATTAGTCGTGCATTTATATAGAAagtgtttgtgaattttaattgtAGCCAACTAAATACTCTAACACGGTTTTTGACAGGCGAGATTGGTGACTATGGCAACGAAATTTCTGTTGGAATGATGTTCAGGAATAGAGATGAATTCAAACAGCATATGGCGGTTTATGCAATAAGCAATAAATTCCGGTACAGGAGTCGGAAGTCAGAGCCAGGTCTTATGGTCTTGAATTGTTGTGGTGACGGTTGTCCTTGGAGAGTGTATGCGGTCAAACTCAAGGAAGCTGATGTTTTTGAAATAAGAAAAGTCGTATCTGAGCATTTGTGTTCAGTTGATGAGCGTGGAGGC includes:
- the LOC106319925 gene encoding uncharacterized protein LOC106319925 gives rise to the protein MVRCVRLWRGEWKKSVEQEWDFLADPEDFGYRVIMSKTASFEALDQLVRRRYSLGPRTPVVVSYRLPSWLLVPHGNKTPPLTISDTAQLSMVLNVRAWLDELSLLVTMGAKGVAEYKFLCRTTFTIGATTYVFDETATENSRAAYEKRGAQTERVMNAVFPEEGMLHFHRVSLEMTFADNFLENRNRRTQRGREIIELDDDDDEMADGTQTNVPTGASPLLPEERADNQVMLTDELANEQLAVACEPNVSMPTQNQNVVGGNGGMDSNVANNTVINFGTEDVGFEDGGGSSTRSTDVNLVRGRHQVSMPTNMVADENSPMIPDPNREMVAAEGLVLASTAPVGSAGDGRGATLPPMMKIAMCCAVKEAGTSGYAQKAPETSSEGSTTDGGC